In Methanofollis sp. UBA420, one DNA window encodes the following:
- a CDS encoding cyclase family protein, which yields MFYDITRELSEEILAFPGGDPKPSFTREEHEDYVITLLSLCTHTGTHIDAPSHYLKDEGGTVDAIPLERLVGRCRVVDLGTRTAITREDLEGRIGDAKKVLLKTWFSEKTAFDPGYPHLTADAAAFLADAEVACIGIDSPSIEAFDGDGTVHRTLLGEGIAVIELLDLSGIVEGDYYMIALPLRLKGLDGAPARVILSDRPIS from the coding sequence GTGTTCTACGACATCACGCGTGAGCTCTCCGAAGAGATCCTCGCCTTTCCCGGCGGCGACCCGAAGCCGTCGTTCACGAGAGAGGAGCATGAGGACTATGTCATCACCCTTCTCTCCCTCTGCACCCACACCGGCACCCATATCGACGCCCCTTCCCACTACCTGAAGGATGAGGGAGGGACGGTCGACGCCATCCCCCTCGAAAGGCTCGTCGGGAGGTGCCGGGTCGTCGACCTCGGGACCCGAACCGCGATCACGCGGGAGGACCTCGAAGGGCGGATCGGCGATGCAAAAAAAGTTCTCCTGAAGACATGGTTCTCCGAAAAAACCGCGTTCGATCCGGGTTACCCGCACCTGACCGCGGACGCCGCGGCCTTCCTCGCGGACGCCGAGGTCGCCTGCATCGGCATCGACTCCCCCTCCATCGAGGCCTTCGACGGCGACGGCACCGTCCACCGCACCCTCCTCGGGGAGGGCATCGCGGTCATCGAACTCCTCGACCTCTCCGGCATCGTCGAAGGGGACTATTATATGATCGCCCTCCCTCTCCGTCTCAAAGGGCTCGACGGGGCACCGGCGAGGGTGATCCTCTCGGACAGGCCCATATCCTGA
- a CDS encoding protein-L-isoaspartate(D-aspartate) O-methyltransferase, which yields MERDYTEERRRMVDQQIRARGVRSTRVAAAMLDVPRHLFVPPGLRGSAYGDHPLPIGSGQTISQPYIVAVMTELLAVESGDRILEIGAGSGYQAAILGRLAAEVWTVERLPELADLAERNLAGVGAENIHVVTADGTLGLPEHAPYDGIIVTAATPSVPQPLFDQLADGGRLVAPVGSRGLQYLMCYTRRGDDIVPASWGAVCFVPLIGEHGWEE from the coding sequence ATGGAGAGGGACTATACGGAGGAGCGCCGCCGCATGGTGGACCAGCAGATCCGGGCGCGGGGTGTCAGGAGCACCCGGGTCGCCGCCGCGATGCTCGATGTCCCCCGCCACCTGTTTGTCCCGCCCGGACTGCGGGGCTCGGCCTATGGCGACCATCCCCTCCCCATCGGGAGCGGGCAGACGATCTCCCAGCCCTACATCGTCGCCGTGATGACAGAACTCCTGGCGGTGGAATCCGGCGACCGCATCCTTGAGATAGGGGCAGGGAGCGGCTATCAGGCGGCGATCCTGGGCCGTCTTGCCGCGGAGGTCTGGACGGTCGAGCGCCTGCCAGAACTTGCCGACCTGGCGGAGAGGAACCTCGCCGGTGTCGGGGCGGAGAACATCCATGTCGTCACCGCGGACGGCACCCTGGGCCTGCCCGAGCACGCCCCGTACGACGGGATCATCGTGACCGCGGCGACCCCATCCGTCCCGCAGCCCCTCTTCGACCAGCTCGCCGACGGCGGGAGGCTTGTCGCACCGGTCGGCAGCCGGGGACTCCAGTACCTGATGTGCTACACCCGCCGCGGTGACGATATCGTCCCGGCCTCGTGGGGGGCGGTCTGCTTCGTCCCCCTGATAGGGGAGCATGGCTGGGAGGAGTGA
- a CDS encoding SufD family Fe-S cluster assembly protein — protein MPADMNEFYTLPETEQERLTQTGLDVGMENRCGSFFQMDQKILQTTCSAQGVEVLSLQEALEKYDWMADRYWNAVKKDKDKYTKFVAKQEQPRGVVVIAHKGTRAVFPVQACLYLSAAPVQTVHNIMIAEEGAELHVISGCASAEGAKRGSHLGVTEFYVGKNAHLTSTMIHNWNPHISVYPRSAAIVEENGVFISNYVCMHPVSRVQMYPEATLAENATARFSSIVVAHPGAHLDLGSRAVLQGKGSSAELVTRAITRGGTIISRGHVIGATEGTKGHIECRGLILTDGTIHAIPEIDGRVTGTELSHEAAVGKIAQDEIEYLMARGLSEEEATSTIIRGFLDVKIEGLPPVLQKQIDAAIDASEAGY, from the coding sequence ATGCCAGCAGATATGAACGAGTTCTATACCCTCCCGGAGACCGAACAGGAGCGCCTCACCCAGACCGGCCTCGACGTCGGCATGGAGAACAGGTGCGGGAGTTTCTTCCAGATGGACCAGAAGATCCTCCAGACAACCTGCTCGGCCCAGGGCGTCGAAGTCCTCTCCCTTCAGGAGGCCCTGGAGAAATACGACTGGATGGCCGACAGGTACTGGAACGCCGTCAAAAAGGACAAGGACAAGTACACGAAGTTCGTCGCGAAGCAGGAGCAGCCGCGGGGCGTCGTCGTCATCGCCCACAAGGGCACACGCGCCGTCTTCCCGGTGCAGGCCTGCCTGTACCTCTCCGCGGCGCCTGTCCAGACAGTGCACAATATCATGATCGCCGAGGAAGGGGCCGAACTCCATGTCATCTCCGGGTGCGCCAGCGCCGAAGGGGCAAAGAGGGGCTCGCACCTCGGTGTCACCGAGTTCTATGTCGGCAAGAACGCCCACCTCACCTCGACGATGATCCACAACTGGAACCCGCACATCTCGGTCTATCCGCGGAGCGCTGCGATCGTCGAGGAGAACGGCGTCTTCATCTCCAACTACGTCTGCATGCACCCTGTCTCCCGCGTCCAGATGTACCCTGAGGCGACCCTTGCCGAAAACGCCACGGCACGTTTCTCCTCCATCGTCGTCGCCCACCCGGGTGCTCACCTGGACCTCGGCTCCCGCGCGGTCCTCCAGGGGAAGGGGAGCAGTGCCGAACTCGTGACCCGCGCCATCACCAGGGGCGGGACCATCATCTCCCGCGGCCATGTCATTGGCGCCACAGAGGGGACAAAGGGGCATATCGAGTGCCGGGGCCTCATTCTCACCGACGGCACGATCCACGCGATCCCCGAGATCGACGGCAGGGTTACCGGCACCGAACTCTCCCACGAGGCGGCTGTCGGCAAGATCGCACAGGACGAGATCGAGTACCTGATGGCCCGCGGCCTCTCCGAGGAGGAGGCGACATCGACGATCATCCGCGGCTTCCTTGACGTGAAGATCGAGGGCCTGCCGCCGGTGCTCCAGAAACAGATCGACGCGGCGATCGACGCCTCAGAAGCAGGCTACTGA
- a CDS encoding ABC transporter ATP-binding protein, translated as MLKIENLKVRIGDREVLHGIDLQINDGETHVLMGPNGSGKSTLLMTIMGFGNYQVTEGRILYNNRDITHMPIDERAKLGIGMLFQRPPTISGLKLGKLLTAVAGGKTGDIPGYARSVNMEGFLERDINKGFSGGEIKRSEVLQLMVQRPDFVMADEPESGVDLENISLMGNSIARLLQKDLHIVNRQKSGLIITHTGHILNYIEADFGHVMIDGLIRCHGNPREILNVIKEKGYKECLACQQI; from the coding sequence ATGCTCAAGATTGAGAACCTGAAGGTCAGGATCGGGGACCGCGAGGTCCTGCATGGGATAGACCTCCAGATCAACGACGGGGAGACGCATGTCCTGATGGGCCCGAACGGTTCAGGCAAGAGCACCCTGCTGATGACGATCATGGGGTTTGGCAACTACCAGGTGACCGAGGGACGTATCCTCTACAATAACAGGGACATCACCCACATGCCCATTGACGAGCGTGCAAAACTCGGGATTGGCATGCTCTTCCAGCGGCCGCCGACGATCTCCGGTCTCAAGCTCGGCAAACTCCTCACCGCCGTTGCGGGCGGCAAGACCGGCGACATCCCGGGGTACGCCAGGTCTGTGAACATGGAAGGGTTCCTCGAGCGGGACATCAACAAGGGCTTCTCCGGCGGGGAGATCAAGCGGAGCGAGGTGCTCCAGCTGATGGTCCAGAGGCCCGACTTCGTCATGGCCGACGAGCCGGAAAGTGGCGTCGACCTGGAGAACATCTCCCTGATGGGCAACTCCATCGCCCGGCTCCTCCAGAAAGACCTGCACATCGTGAACCGTCAGAAGAGCGGGCTTATCATCACCCACACCGGCCACATACTCAACTATATCGAGGCCGACTTCGGCCATGTGATGATCGACGGGCTGATCCGGTGCCACGGCAACCCCCGCGAGATCCTCAACGTGATCAAGGAGAAAGGATACAAGGAGTGCCTCGCATGCCAGCAGATATGA
- a CDS encoding TIGR01458 family HAD-type hydrolase: MAEKREIRGVLLDIDGVLYVGGQAVAGGREAVAWLRDNGIPFRCVSNTTSRSRRSIAEKLQGYGYEIDESLVFNPPVAAIHHIAGKRTFLLTRGSVREDFEAAGIPIVEDGAEAVVVGDAGDGFSYAAMNRTFRMVLDGAAIVALEKDRYWMGDDGLMLSAGPFVAALEYATGKTATVVGKPSAAFFSLVLADMGVSPAQALMVGDDIRTDIGGAQGAGMKTALVMTGKFRKDIFDTSPYRPDHLLDSVADLPAAIEATYI; the protein is encoded by the coding sequence ATGGCAGAGAAGAGAGAGATCAGGGGCGTCCTCCTCGACATCGACGGCGTCCTCTATGTCGGCGGGCAGGCGGTTGCAGGGGGGAGGGAGGCAGTCGCATGGCTCAGGGACAACGGCATCCCCTTCAGGTGCGTCTCGAACACGACAAGCAGGTCGCGCCGCTCGATCGCGGAAAAGTTACAGGGCTATGGCTACGAGATCGACGAAAGCCTCGTCTTCAACCCGCCGGTCGCCGCGATCCATCATATTGCAGGAAAAAGGACTTTCCTCCTCACGCGGGGCAGTGTCAGGGAGGACTTCGAGGCGGCAGGCATACCCATCGTCGAGGACGGCGCGGAGGCCGTCGTCGTCGGCGACGCGGGAGACGGGTTCTCCTATGCCGCGATGAACCGGACCTTCAGGATGGTCCTTGACGGCGCCGCGATCGTCGCCCTCGAAAAGGACAGGTACTGGATGGGCGACGACGGCCTGATGCTCTCCGCAGGCCCCTTCGTCGCCGCCCTCGAATATGCCACAGGGAAGACGGCGACGGTCGTCGGAAAACCCTCGGCCGCATTCTTCTCCCTCGTCCTCGCCGACATGGGAGTGTCCCCTGCACAGGCGCTGATGGTCGGCGACGACATCAGGACCGACATCGGCGGGGCGCAAGGAGCAGGGATGAAGACAGCCCTCGTCATGACAGGAAAGTTCAGAAAAGATATTTTTGACACCTCGCCGTACAGGCCCGACCACCTCCTCGATTCTGTCGCCGACCTCCCGGCGGCCATCGAAGCAACGTATATATAG
- a CDS encoding nucleoside-triphosphatase, with protein MRDDGQEEGGGGGVLTAGNILITGAPGTGKTTLIRAVAEGMAGVAGFYTAEIREQGRRTGFELVGFDGRRALLAHTGIRGRHRVGRYGVDVAMFEAFLAAAPFSGAGVRLVVVDEIGKMECLSPRFREMVTSLLDGPLPVVATVALRGDSFIEGLKERPDVRLVVVTEANRDALLPVLRLEAASLAGEDKAHMPPRRPGG; from the coding sequence GTGCGAGATGACGGTCAGGAGGAAGGAGGAGGGGGAGGAGTCCTGACGGCCGGGAACATCCTGATCACCGGGGCGCCGGGGACCGGGAAAACGACTCTCATCCGCGCCGTCGCGGAGGGGATGGCCGGCGTCGCCGGGTTTTACACGGCCGAGATCAGGGAGCAGGGGAGACGGACAGGTTTTGAACTGGTGGGCTTCGACGGCAGGCGGGCCCTGCTTGCGCATACCGGGATCAGGGGCCGGCACAGGGTGGGGAGGTACGGCGTGGACGTCGCCATGTTCGAGGCCTTCCTTGCCGCCGCGCCCTTTTCCGGGGCGGGGGTGCGCCTCGTCGTCGTCGACGAGATCGGGAAGATGGAGTGCCTCTCCCCTCGTTTCAGGGAGATGGTGACCTCCCTTCTCGACGGCCCCCTGCCTGTGGTGGCGACAGTCGCCCTCAGGGGCGACTCTTTTATCGAGGGACTGAAGGAGAGGCCGGACGTGCGCCTTGTCGTCGTGACGGAGGCGAACAGGGACGCCCTGCTGCCCGTGCTCCGCCTGGAGGCGGCGTCCCTTGCCGGCGAGGACAAGGCCCATATGCCGCCGCGCCGACCGGGTGGGTGA
- a CDS encoding ROK family protein, which yields MERRTVVAVDIGATHYRAGLVADDGSIVRLETGDTPRVGESGLAVTRAVADAVEAVTGDASPAAIGIASAGPLDCAAGVIVRSPNLSFPEVPLRGPLEERFGLPVALLNDCRAGALGERWQGAGRGVENLVYVTLSTGIGGGAVVNGRLLLGRSGNAGEVGHLFVDAAYGCVCGCGYPGHWEAYASGTGMPRFFRAWLEGQGSAPSFDAATSAGILGAAEVGDPLALSFMDALGRVNGRALSDIVVAYEPEVVVLDGPLAQHHGDLLIRSLLPHLDRYLPLPRIAVSPLGGRAPLLGAAAYALGIW from the coding sequence ATGGAGAGGAGGACGGTGGTCGCCGTCGATATCGGCGCCACCCACTACCGGGCCGGGCTTGTGGCGGATGACGGTTCTATTGTCAGGCTTGAAACCGGGGACACGCCGCGGGTCGGGGAGTCGGGGCTCGCCGTCACCCGTGCGGTCGCGGACGCGGTCGAGGCGGTGACCGGCGACGCCTCACCTGCGGCGATCGGGATCGCCTCGGCAGGTCCCCTCGACTGTGCCGCGGGCGTGATCGTCAGGTCACCAAACCTGTCCTTCCCCGAGGTGCCTCTCCGCGGACCCCTGGAGGAGCGTTTTGGTCTGCCGGTGGCCCTTCTCAATGACTGCCGGGCCGGCGCCCTCGGTGAGAGGTGGCAGGGGGCCGGGCGGGGTGTCGAGAACCTTGTCTATGTCACCCTCTCGACAGGGATCGGCGGCGGTGCGGTGGTGAACGGCCGCCTGCTCCTCGGGCGGTCGGGGAACGCGGGGGAGGTCGGCCACCTCTTCGTGGACGCGGCCTACGGCTGCGTCTGCGGCTGCGGCTATCCCGGCCACTGGGAGGCCTATGCCTCGGGGACAGGGATGCCCCGTTTCTTCCGGGCCTGGCTGGAAGGGCAGGGGTCGGCGCCGTCCTTCGACGCCGCGACGAGCGCCGGCATCCTCGGTGCCGCGGAGGTCGGGGACCCCCTCGCCCTCTCCTTCATGGACGCCCTCGGCAGGGTCAATGGCCGCGCCCTCTCCGACATCGTCGTCGCCTACGAGCCCGAGGTGGTCGTGCTCGACGGTCCCCTGGCGCAGCACCACGGCGACCTCCTGATCAGGTCTCTCCTCCCGCATCTCGACCGCTACCTCCCCCTCCCGCGGATTGCGGTCAGTCCCCTCGGGGGCAGGGCGCCCCTCCTCGGTGCGGCGGCGTACGCGCTCGGGATATGGTGA
- a CDS encoding helix-turn-helix transcriptional regulator, producing MQTRMREYRAKTGLTQEELATRVGVRRETIVFLEKGRYNPSLRLAWRVARELGAGIEEVFIFGEEDLEK from the coding sequence ATGCAGACGAGAATGCGGGAATACCGGGCAAAGACCGGGCTCACACAGGAGGAGCTCGCCACACGGGTCGGCGTCAGGAGGGAGACGATCGTCTTCCTGGAGAAGGGGAGGTACAACCCCTCCCTCAGGCTTGCCTGGCGAGTCGCCCGCGAACTCGGGGCAGGGATCGAGGAGGTCTTCATCTTCGGCGAAGAGGACCTGGAGAAATGA
- a CDS encoding ABC transporter permease subunit produces MNGIFTVARKEAGQIVRSRQLLISAVIVTLVFSTTAVPAALATAGYASLDRVGFMLLVVIGIFIGYIFSGQAFLREKTEGTIETLLCSPLSLREIWLGKVIGVTLPAYALTLGGAAVLVAGASALTGALVLPSGPMIFHLLVVVPAFIAVAVGMLGIVQLLLGMRENQIINMAVVFLVIFFFSASAGLLGAGFQATWTVEGILLAVALALLLVLRGATRFLDRERIVTTIP; encoded by the coding sequence ATGAACGGCATATTCACCGTCGCAAGGAAGGAGGCAGGCCAGATCGTCAGGTCGCGCCAGCTCCTGATCTCGGCGGTCATCGTCACCCTCGTCTTCTCCACGACCGCGGTCCCGGCCGCGCTCGCCACCGCGGGCTATGCCTCCCTCGACCGTGTCGGTTTCATGCTCCTCGTCGTGATCGGGATCTTCATCGGCTACATCTTCTCGGGACAGGCCTTCCTGCGGGAGAAGACAGAGGGGACGATCGAGACACTCCTCTGCTCGCCCCTCTCCCTGCGGGAGATCTGGCTCGGCAAGGTGATCGGCGTCACCCTCCCGGCCTATGCCCTCACCCTCGGCGGTGCGGCTGTCCTCGTCGCCGGGGCATCGGCCCTCACAGGGGCGCTGGTCCTCCCGTCCGGCCCCATGATCTTCCATCTCCTCGTCGTCGTCCCGGCCTTCATAGCCGTGGCCGTCGGCATGCTCGGGATTGTCCAGCTCCTCCTCGGCATGCGGGAGAACCAGATCATCAACATGGCCGTCGTCTTCCTGGTCATCTTCTTCTTCTCGGCCTCGGCCGGGCTGCTGGGGGCCGGGTTCCAGGCGACCTGGACTGTCGAGGGTATTCTTCTTGCAGTCGCCCTCGCCCTCCTCCTCGTCCTCAGGGGGGCAACACGGTTCCTGGACCGCGAGAGGATCGTGACCACCATCCCATGA
- a CDS encoding ABC transporter ATP-binding protein, producing the protein MSIIDVKNLKKTFNGREVLKGITFSVEKGEVFGFLGPNGAGKTTTMRCILGLLRPTDGEALVFGEPLAENDGTRGRVGVLLDKNGISDSLSARENLEYYARLYGVPDPEGRAKEILEFTGLAERKDSLVGTFSTGMKRKLGLGRAILHDPEVLFLDEPSAGLDPEAQRMVRDLILDLSRKEGMTVFVNSHNLDEVQRVCSKVAILHQGTVRAFDTVEHLRGGREGTHLRVVLSDATSAERAVTVLGEVPGIGGLSREGEAVSAALAGESAAEVVRTLVAAGCGVEEVTRERRSLEEIYLAAVRQAEGSA; encoded by the coding sequence ATGAGTATCATTGACGTTAAAAACCTGAAAAAGACCTTCAACGGGAGAGAAGTCCTGAAAGGGATCACCTTCTCCGTGGAGAAGGGCGAGGTCTTCGGCTTCCTCGGCCCGAACGGCGCCGGGAAGACGACGACCATGCGGTGCATCCTCGGCCTCCTGAGGCCGACGGATGGAGAGGCACTCGTCTTCGGCGAACCCCTTGCCGAGAATGACGGGACACGCGGGCGTGTTGGAGTCCTCCTCGACAAAAACGGGATCTCCGACAGCCTCAGCGCCCGGGAGAACCTGGAGTACTATGCACGCCTGTACGGCGTCCCCGACCCGGAGGGGCGGGCGAAGGAGATCCTGGAGTTCACAGGCCTTGCAGAGAGAAAGGACAGCCTCGTCGGCACCTTCTCGACAGGCATGAAGCGGAAACTCGGCCTCGGGCGGGCGATCCTCCATGACCCCGAGGTGCTCTTCCTTGACGAACCCTCGGCAGGCCTCGACCCGGAGGCACAGAGGATGGTCAGGGACCTGATCCTGGACCTCTCCCGCAAGGAAGGGATGACCGTCTTTGTCAACTCCCACAACCTGGACGAAGTCCAGCGGGTCTGCTCGAAGGTCGCCATCCTCCACCAGGGGACAGTGAGGGCATTCGACACCGTCGAGCACCTGAGGGGCGGCAGAGAGGGGACGCACCTGCGGGTCGTCCTCTCTGACGCCACTTCGGCGGAAAGGGCGGTCACCGTCCTTGGTGAGGTTCCCGGGATAGGTGGTCTCTCCCGTGAGGGCGAGGCCGTCAGCGCCGCCCTTGCCGGGGAGAGCGCCGCGGAGGTCGTCCGCACACTCGTCGCCGCCGGGTGCGGCGTCGAGGAGGTCACGCGGGAGCGCCGGTCCCTGGAGGAGATCTATCTGGCCGCGGTGCGGCAGGCGGAGGGGTCGGCATGA
- a CDS encoding PAS domain S-box protein gives MPCQREEIRRVPATTPSVAGTCERAAGLPGEEEERNEPLSSHAELESPSFTGSKSSPAILRSVLRSALDTLNFPIGWIYQVMEEEGVARIVSTSGIPEAWPGDIEEIRTHTPPHDTIFGEGRATFTADYARACPEKFRKPGIVSLASIPLSVGDQMIGALNLASTERHEFTPEERSALITIGKVAGSIIREMAAENISPDLAGRGPDSEPPEHTISVETYGHTPATPIIQSGRGAPGQSDQGETTAPACRTREDAAERALKRREQILEAVNYAAERFLGASAWEDEIPGVLRRLGEATGAGRVYVFKNTVDHATGEILMTQSQEWTGERTSREIENPALQALPYRAAAPRWQEVLSAGGVVAGPVRTFPAIERAYLEPQGILSLVAAPIFVERQWWGFIGMDYCTEENLWSPAELDAIPAVGRLIGAAIQRTRAEEIYRKPVEKSLAGVFVVQDDLLKRVNPRFCEIFGFRGEELIENIRLSSLLSLQGREAWDLLMKDPDASIHAELPGKTHDGCPIIVEVFCSSHLYEGKPAVVGTLIDITARKQAEYTLAKSEEKYREFFKNVTDAIIVTEIPTPEREVRILEANDAAVAMLGYPYDELLRMPLESIVDADIGERVGEITRALLSTNHNRFEGAFRNKDGRTVPVEVNLHLFTQDGQDVVLSIAREITERKRMEEEARGAYQQIEKNMGQFAVLNDEIRNPLQGIIGFAALEDSPLSPKIIELAREIDRIVSGLDRGWVESDKVRDVLKRQYGLFD, from the coding sequence ATGCCCTGCCAGAGGGAAGAGATCAGAAGAGTACCCGCCACAACCCCTTCCGTTGCCGGCACCTGTGAGAGGGCAGCCGGCCTGCCGGGAGAGGAAGAAGAGCGGAACGAACCATTATCCAGCCATGCCGAACTCGAAAGCCCATCATTTACCGGGAGTAAGAGTTCGCCCGCCATTTTGCGGTCTGTCCTGAGATCGGCACTCGACACCCTGAATTTCCCGATTGGATGGATCTACCAGGTCATGGAAGAGGAAGGGGTGGCCAGAATAGTCAGCACTTCCGGCATCCCGGAGGCATGGCCCGGGGACATCGAAGAGATAAGGACCCACACCCCGCCCCATGATACCATATTCGGTGAAGGAAGAGCAACTTTCACGGCGGACTATGCCAGGGCATGTCCGGAAAAGTTTCGAAAGCCCGGCATCGTTTCCCTCGCCAGCATCCCCCTCAGCGTGGGGGACCAGATGATCGGGGCACTCAATCTGGCCAGCACAGAAAGGCATGAATTCACGCCGGAAGAGCGCTCAGCCCTCATAACCATTGGAAAGGTGGCGGGCAGCATCATCAGGGAGATGGCCGCGGAAAACATCTCCCCCGATCTCGCCGGACGCGGGCCTGACAGTGAGCCGCCAGAACACACGATTTCTGTTGAAACATACGGGCACACCCCGGCAACACCCATCATTCAATCAGGTCGAGGCGCTCCGGGGCAAAGCGACCAGGGGGAGACCACCGCCCCGGCATGCAGGACACGGGAAGACGCCGCAGAAAGGGCACTGAAAAGGAGAGAACAGATACTGGAGGCTGTTAACTATGCCGCGGAAAGGTTCCTGGGCGCTTCTGCATGGGAAGACGAGATACCGGGCGTGCTCAGGCGACTTGGCGAGGCAACCGGAGCAGGCAGGGTCTATGTATTCAAGAACACAGTCGACCACGCCACCGGCGAGATCCTGATGACCCAGTCGCAGGAGTGGACAGGAGAGAGGACGTCACGAGAGATCGAAAACCCTGCCCTGCAAGCATTGCCCTATCGCGCAGCAGCCCCGCGGTGGCAGGAGGTCCTCTCTGCCGGGGGGGTCGTCGCCGGACCTGTCCGTACCTTCCCCGCAATCGAACGTGCATATCTTGAGCCGCAGGGGATCCTCTCCCTTGTGGCGGCGCCGATCTTTGTGGAGAGGCAATGGTGGGGATTCATCGGCATGGACTACTGCACCGAAGAAAACCTCTGGTCGCCTGCAGAACTGGATGCAATCCCTGCAGTGGGACGGCTTATCGGGGCGGCCATCCAGAGGACGAGAGCAGAGGAGATATACCGCAAGCCTGTCGAGAAATCTCTTGCAGGAGTCTTTGTTGTTCAGGACGACCTCCTGAAACGGGTCAACCCACGCTTTTGCGAGATCTTCGGTTTTAGAGGAGAAGAACTCATTGAAAATATCAGGCTCAGTTCTCTCCTCTCCCTGCAGGGCAGGGAGGCGTGGGACCTCCTGATGAAGGATCCGGACGCGTCTATTCATGCAGAACTCCCGGGAAAGACACACGATGGGTGTCCTATCATCGTCGAGGTCTTCTGCTCGTCCCATCTCTACGAGGGGAAGCCGGCAGTGGTCGGCACCCTCATCGACATCACCGCACGGAAACAGGCAGAATACACCCTGGCAAAGAGCGAGGAAAAGTACAGGGAGTTCTTCAAAAACGTGACAGACGCCATCATCGTCACCGAGATACCGACACCGGAGAGAGAGGTCAGGATCCTTGAGGCAAACGACGCCGCCGTCGCGATGCTGGGGTATCCCTACGATGAACTGCTCAGAATGCCCCTGGAGAGCATTGTTGACGCCGACATAGGGGAGCGTGTCGGCGAAATTACCCGGGCCCTCCTCTCCACCAACCATAACAGGTTTGAGGGGGCATTCCGCAACAAAGACGGACGGACCGTTCCCGTCGAGGTCAATCTTCACCTCTTCACCCAGGACGGCCAGGACGTCGTCCTCTCCATCGCACGGGAGATCACCGAGAGGAAGAGAATGGAGGAGGAGGCGCGGGGGGCCTATCAACAGATCGAAAAGAACATGGGGCAGTTCGCCGTCCTGAACGACGAGATCAGGAACCCTCTCCAGGGGATCATCGGATTTGCCGCACTTGAGGACTCGCCGCTATCCCCGAAGATCATCGAACTCGCGCGCGAGATCGACAGGATCGTCTCCGGACTCGACCGGGGATGGGTCGAGTCGGACAAAGTGAGGGACGTGCTCAAAAGACAATACGGCCTCTTCGATTAA